TCGGCCTGAAGACCCGCATCGCCACCTTCTCGGTGCAGCGGCGGATCAACGAGTACCCGGAGGAAGCGATGCTGGCAATCATGCCAGGCGTCACCCTCCAACAGCTGTGGGGCACGCTGGGCACGGCCGAAGGCGCCTTGCGCATGATCGCCTCGCTGGTGGTGCTGCTCGGCCTGGTGTCGATGGTCGCGCTGCTGGTGGCCACGCTGCAGGAGCGCCGGCGCGAGATGGCGATCCTGCGCGCGGTCGGCGCACGACCGCGCGACATCGCCTGGCTGCTGCTGTTCGAGGCCGGCCTGGTCACCGTGGTGTCGTGCGCGCTGGCGTTGTCGGTGGTAACGGCGGCCAGCTGGCTGGCGCGCGGCTGGGTGCTCGATCATTTCGGCCTGGCGATCAACCGCATCGCGCCCAGCGCGGCGGAATGGGGCTGGCTCGGCTGCGTGTTGCTGGCCGGGGTGCTCGCCGGCATCGTGCCGGCCCTGCTGGCCTATCGCCGCACCCTGGCCGATGGCCTCTCGCCGGACTTGTGAACATGACGCGCTGGATCCTTTCCTTGCTGGCGCTTGCACTACTGTGCGGCTGCGGCCGCAAGCAGCAACCCGACACCCCGGAAAAAGCGCAGGCGACAGCGCCGGCGCAGCCAGCACCAGCCAACGACGCGGCAATCAACCCGCCGCTGGGCGATCCAGACGCCGACGGCTATCGCGAACTGGACTGGAGCGCGATGCTGCCGCCCGCCGAACTGAAGGCGCTGGAAAACAGCGACGAAGCGCCGGTCAACCACACCGGCAAGCGTGCGATGCCGCAGACCGGCACCTACAACACCGTGGCCGCCGTGCTGGCGCGCAAGGTGCGCCTGCCGGGCTACGTGGTGCCGCTGGACAGCGACGACGCCGGCCGTGTGCGCGAGTTCCTGTTCGTGCCGTACTACGGCGCCTGCATCCACGTGCCACCGCCGCCGCCGAACCAGATCGTGCATGTGCGCCTGGATACCCCGATCGACCCGCCCGACATGTACAGCCCGTTCTACCTGAGCGGCCAACTGCGCGCGGAAATCCTGCACGGCGAACTCGCCGGCACCGCCTACACGATGGAGCAGGCCCAGCTGCATCCCTATGAAAAAGGCTGATCGCCATCTCCTGCTGGCTGGAATGCTGTGCCTGCTGGCGGGCTGCCACGGTGATGGCGGGAAGCAGCCGGACGCCACGCCGACACCATCACCGGCAGCAAAGCACACGACCGCAGCAGCCGACGCTGCCCCGGACACCGTCGAAAGCTGGGAACAACTGGCACCGGCAAACGACATCTACCAGCGACCACCGCCGCGGATCAACGCGGCCTGGCGCGGCGACGCCGCGGTGATGGATCAGCCGGCGCCCGTCGACGATGGCCCGTCCGTGGTCAATGGCATGCCGATCGACCATTCCGGCACCCAGCGCGCCGCCCAGTTCGGTTCGTCGCAAGTGGTGAAGGGCCTGGAAGGCAAACGCTTCGCCCTGGACGGCTACGTGGTGCCGCTGGAAAGCGACGACCAGGGCAAGGTCAGCGAACTGCTGTTCGTGCCGTTCTATGGCGCCTGCATCCACGTACCACCGCCGCCACCGAACCAGATCCTGCATGTGGTGCTGCGCATCCCCATCGACGTACCGGAGCTGTGGGACCCGTTCCACCTGCAGGGGCGGCTGCATCTGGCCGACTTCAAGGCCGATATCGCCAATGCCACCTACGAGGCGGAGGACGCCACGCTCACCCCGGTGCAGGGCTGAGGGCGCGGTTCGTGTGCCTGAAATCGCCGATGCGTTTGTCGATCGCGATCGCCGCCTGTGGGGTCGTCGTTGCCGGCGGCGTGCTGTTGGCATTGCGCAAGCACGGGCACGTGGCATCGACGCCGCGTGCTGCTACGACCACGGCGATCCACCCGCCAACTGTGC
This genomic stretch from Xanthomonas sacchari harbors:
- a CDS encoding DUF3299 domain-containing protein produces the protein MTRWILSLLALALLCGCGRKQQPDTPEKAQATAPAQPAPANDAAINPPLGDPDADGYRELDWSAMLPPAELKALENSDEAPVNHTGKRAMPQTGTYNTVAAVLARKVRLPGYVVPLDSDDAGRVREFLFVPYYGACIHVPPPPPNQIVHVRLDTPIDPPDMYSPFYLSGQLRAEILHGELAGTAYTMEQAQLHPYEKG
- a CDS encoding DUF3299 domain-containing protein, with translation MKKADRHLLLAGMLCLLAGCHGDGGKQPDATPTPSPAAKHTTAAADAAPDTVESWEQLAPANDIYQRPPPRINAAWRGDAAVMDQPAPVDDGPSVVNGMPIDHSGTQRAAQFGSSQVVKGLEGKRFALDGYVVPLESDDQGKVSELLFVPFYGACIHVPPPPPNQILHVVLRIPIDVPELWDPFHLQGRLHLADFKADIANATYEAEDATLTPVQG